A window from Oceanithermus desulfurans encodes these proteins:
- a CDS encoding DUF58 domain-containing protein, giving the protein MFRYRIRTTLRRPLPGGRKSRRAGESLDFMELRGYTPGDDPRFVDWKAYARTGRLYTRVWEGEERARFTLWLDGSPSMELHGKRAYAREVARVLLAAALPDETHALTPGGLRRLRSPGEHDRLEADPRGPMAALGELVRARGQLVLVTDALDEGDWSAFLRRLAPRRPLLVQVLAPEELDPPRREAEWRDVETGRRQRVDAAGLAAWRAALEAHLRALHRLAAAQGGYAHLRVGEAVVPALRRQGVLEWR; this is encoded by the coding sequence GTGTTCCGCTACCGCATCCGCACGACCCTGCGCAGGCCCCTTCCCGGAGGCCGCAAGAGCCGCCGCGCCGGCGAGAGCCTCGACTTCATGGAGCTGCGCGGCTACACCCCGGGGGACGACCCCCGCTTCGTCGACTGGAAGGCCTACGCCCGCACCGGCCGCCTCTACACCCGGGTCTGGGAGGGCGAGGAGCGCGCCCGCTTCACCCTTTGGCTCGACGGTTCGCCCAGCATGGAGCTCCACGGCAAGCGCGCCTACGCCCGCGAGGTGGCGCGGGTGCTGCTGGCCGCGGCGCTCCCCGACGAGACCCACGCACTGACCCCTGGCGGTCTGCGCCGGCTGCGCAGCCCCGGCGAACACGACCGCCTGGAAGCCGATCCCCGCGGACCCATGGCGGCGCTCGGCGAGCTGGTGCGCGCCCGCGGCCAGCTCGTCCTCGTCACCGACGCCCTCGACGAGGGCGACTGGTCCGCCTTCCTGCGCCGTCTCGCCCCCCGACGGCCGCTGCTCGTCCAGGTGCTGGCCCCCGAGGAGCTGGACCCGCCGCGGCGCGAGGCCGAGTGGCGGGACGTCGAAACGGGGCGGCGGCAGCGCGTGGACGCCGCGGGCCTCGCCGCCTGGCGCGCGGCGCTGGAGGCGCACCTGCGCGCCCTGCACCGCCTGGCCGCGGCGCAGGGCGGTTACGCCCACCTGCGGGTGGGCGAGGCGGTCGTGCCCGCGCTCAGGCGGCAGGGGGTGCTGGAGTGGCGCTAG
- a CDS encoding AAA family ATPase, translating into MAIQKVRAALGGVLFGQEDVVDTLLAAATSGGHVLLEGLPGLGKTLLARGFAAASGLSYRRIQFTPDLLPADVTGTEVWQDGRFAFRPGPLFAQVVLADEINRATPKTQSALLEAMEEGAVTAYGVRHELPQPFLVLATQNPIELEGTYPLPEAQVDRFMAKIEIVAPKRAVWTRILSETPQMPEAAAGPEDFLELRRRADAVRVASTGMEAVVNLAQLASEEPRLRFGISPRGAKAWLALARGFAVLAGRAHVEWDDLRAAARPALVHRLFLTEEARFEGVGELQVLEDLLAKALPR; encoded by the coding sequence ATGGCGATTCAGAAGGTGCGCGCGGCGCTCGGCGGCGTCCTCTTCGGCCAGGAAGACGTGGTGGACACGCTGCTCGCCGCCGCGACCAGCGGCGGCCACGTCCTCCTCGAAGGGCTGCCGGGGCTCGGCAAGACGCTGCTCGCCCGCGGCTTCGCCGCGGCCAGCGGCCTCAGCTACCGGCGCATCCAGTTCACCCCCGACCTGCTGCCCGCCGACGTGACCGGCACCGAGGTGTGGCAGGACGGGCGCTTCGCGTTCCGCCCCGGCCCCCTCTTTGCCCAGGTGGTGCTCGCCGACGAGATCAACCGCGCCACCCCCAAGACGCAGTCGGCCCTGCTCGAGGCCATGGAGGAGGGCGCGGTCACCGCCTACGGGGTGCGCCACGAACTGCCCCAGCCCTTCCTGGTGCTGGCCACCCAGAACCCCATCGAGCTCGAGGGCACCTACCCCCTCCCCGAGGCCCAGGTGGACCGCTTCATGGCCAAGATCGAGATCGTCGCGCCGAAGCGCGCCGTCTGGACGCGCATCCTCAGCGAGACGCCGCAGATGCCCGAGGCCGCGGCCGGCCCCGAGGACTTCCTGGAACTGCGCCGCCGCGCGGACGCGGTGCGGGTCGCCTCGACGGGGATGGAGGCCGTGGTCAACCTGGCCCAGCTGGCGTCCGAGGAGCCGCGTCTGCGCTTCGGCATCAGCCCCCGCGGGGCCAAGGCCTGGCTCGCGCTGGCGCGGGGCTTCGCGGTGCTCGCGGGCCGCGCCCACGTGGAGTGGGACGACCTTCGCGCCGCCGCCCGGCCGGCGCTCGTCCACCGCCTCTTCCTGACCGAGGAGGCGCGCTTCGAAGGGGTCGGCGAACTCCAGGTCCTCGAAGACCTGCTCGCCAAGGCCCTGCCCAGGTAG
- the tsaB gene encoding tRNA (adenosine(37)-N6)-threonylcarbamoyltransferase complex dimerization subunit type 1 TsaB yields the protein MNVLAIDTATPYLVLGTLDAERTLRRGRRHAETLIADLEAFLAGVGLEPGRLELIVVGEGPGSYTGIRVAVATAMGLARGLGVPVVGASSLAAAAARARGRVRAAFEARNRQVYTALYRVDGLPEEQDPPARLAAGALPREDACLLWNAPPSGRALARLGLERWNRGDARLVPVYF from the coding sequence GTGAACGTCCTGGCCATCGACACCGCCACCCCCTACCTGGTCCTCGGCACCCTCGACGCCGAACGCACGCTGCGGCGGGGGCGCCGCCACGCCGAGACGCTGATCGCCGACCTGGAGGCGTTCCTCGCCGGGGTCGGGCTCGAGCCGGGGCGGCTCGAGCTGATCGTGGTCGGCGAGGGGCCGGGTTCCTACACCGGCATCCGCGTCGCCGTCGCGACGGCGATGGGCCTGGCCCGCGGCCTGGGCGTGCCGGTCGTGGGGGCGTCCTCCCTCGCCGCGGCCGCGGCGCGGGCGCGCGGCCGGGTGCGCGCAGCCTTCGAGGCCCGCAACCGCCAGGTCTACACCGCCCTCTACCGCGTCGACGGCCTCCCCGAGGAACAGGACCCGCCCGCCCGGCTCGCGGCCGGGGCGCTGCCCCGTGAGGACGCCTGCCTGCTGTGGAACGCCCCTCCTTCGGGGCGTGCGCTCGCCCGCCTGGGGCTCGAGCGCTGGAACCGCGGGGACGCCCGCCTCGTGCCCGTCTACTTCTGA
- a CDS encoding ATP-dependent DNA ligase produces the protein MTFQRFVATLLEVERASSRIAMVKMLAEAFRELPPEEVPLAVLLLQGRVAPEFEGLEFGVAEKEAAKALALALGRDEAEIVQAVKEKGDIGAYALEALPRSAGGLTLRHVYDELRAIAEDAGPGSQARKRERLARLVAGASPEEAAVILRTVTGRLRLGVGDATVLEALALAYLGDRGKKPLLERAYNLTSDLAYVARLVLEGEAALRAVKLEVGKPVRMMLAERLPGPEQIMEKLGPHFAEHKYDGERVQVHFDGDRFWVYSRRLENITHQYPDLLEALREVQQRPFILEAEAVVTDPLTGEMRPFQNVLNRKVKHLTPELLEKYPIKGFVFELLYADGEVLIERPYRERRERLERWFSPHERLELSTKRFVKTTEELVRFFDASIEAGCEGLVCKKPDGDYEAGKRGFKWVKYKRGIAGKLSDTLDLVIVGAWLGRGRRAGTYGSLLAAAYDPDEDRFVTLTKVGSGFSDEDLNEVLPRRLDPYRREERHPRVWSLLEPDVWFEPVQVIEVEAQEITLSPNHTCAFGAVQEGRGLALRFPRFVRYRDDKSPEEATTTREVVEMYKNQWAG, from the coding sequence ATGACCTTCCAGAGGTTCGTGGCGACGCTGCTCGAGGTGGAACGGGCGAGCTCGCGGATCGCCATGGTGAAGATGCTGGCCGAGGCCTTCCGCGAGCTGCCGCCCGAGGAGGTGCCGCTGGCGGTGCTGCTCCTCCAGGGCCGGGTGGCCCCCGAGTTCGAGGGGCTCGAGTTCGGCGTGGCCGAGAAGGAGGCGGCCAAGGCGCTGGCCCTGGCGCTGGGGCGGGACGAGGCGGAGATCGTTCAGGCCGTGAAGGAGAAGGGCGACATTGGCGCCTACGCGCTCGAAGCGCTGCCCCGAAGCGCCGGGGGGCTGACGCTGCGGCACGTCTACGACGAACTGCGCGCCATCGCCGAGGACGCGGGGCCCGGTTCCCAGGCGCGCAAGCGGGAACGCCTGGCGCGCCTCGTCGCCGGGGCCAGCCCCGAGGAGGCGGCGGTGATCCTGCGCACGGTCACCGGCCGGCTGCGCCTGGGCGTGGGCGACGCTACGGTACTGGAGGCGCTGGCGCTGGCCTACCTTGGCGACCGCGGCAAGAAGCCCCTGCTGGAGCGGGCTTACAACCTCACCTCCGACCTGGCCTACGTGGCGCGGTTGGTGCTCGAGGGCGAGGCGGCGCTGCGGGCAGTGAAGCTGGAGGTGGGCAAGCCGGTGCGGATGATGCTCGCCGAGCGGCTGCCCGGCCCCGAGCAGATCATGGAGAAGCTGGGCCCCCACTTCGCCGAGCACAAGTACGACGGCGAGCGGGTGCAGGTGCACTTCGACGGCGATCGCTTCTGGGTCTACTCGCGTCGGCTCGAGAACATCACCCACCAGTACCCCGACCTGCTGGAAGCGCTCAGGGAGGTGCAGCAGCGGCCCTTCATCCTCGAGGCCGAGGCCGTGGTCACCGACCCGCTGACCGGCGAGATGCGCCCCTTCCAGAACGTTCTCAACCGCAAGGTCAAGCACCTGACCCCCGAGCTGTTGGAGAAGTACCCGATCAAGGGGTTCGTCTTCGAGCTGCTCTACGCCGACGGCGAGGTCCTGATCGAGCGCCCCTACCGCGAGCGGCGCGAGCGGCTCGAGCGCTGGTTCAGCCCCCACGAGCGGCTCGAGCTCTCCACCAAGCGGTTCGTGAAGACCACCGAGGAGCTGGTGCGGTTCTTCGACGCGTCCATCGAGGCCGGCTGCGAGGGGCTGGTCTGCAAGAAGCCCGACGGCGACTACGAGGCCGGCAAGCGCGGCTTCAAGTGGGTCAAGTACAAGCGCGGCATCGCCGGCAAGCTCTCCGACACCCTCGACCTGGTCATCGTCGGCGCCTGGCTGGGTAGGGGACGGCGCGCCGGCACCTACGGCTCGTTGCTGGCCGCGGCCTACGATCCCGACGAGGACCGCTTCGTGACCCTCACCAAGGTGGGCTCGGGGTTCAGCGACGAGGACCTCAACGAGGTGCTGCCCCGGCGGCTCGACCCTTACCGGCGCGAGGAGCGGCACCCGCGCGTCTGGTCGCTGCTCGAGCCCGACGTCTGGTTCGAGCCCGTCCAGGTCATCGAGGTCGAGGCCCAGGAGATCACCCTCAGCCCCAACCACACCTGCGCCTTCGGCGCCGTTCAGGAGGGCCGCGGCCTGGCGCTGCGCTTTCCCCGCTTCGTGCGCTACCGCGACGACAAGAGCCCCGAAGAGGCGACCACCACCCGGGAGGTGGTGGAGATGTACAAGAACCAGTGGGCCGGTTGA